A single Streptomyces sp. Edi2 DNA region contains:
- a CDS encoding TerD family protein — protein sequence MGVSLSKGGNVSLTKEAPNLTAVVVGLGWDARTTTGTDFDLDASALLTNDQGKVANDQNFVFFNNLKSPDGSVEHTGDNITGEGEGDDEQIKVNLAAVPADVSKIVFPVSIYDAETRQQSFGQVRNAFIRVVNQADNNELARYDLSEDASTETAMVFGELYRNGAEWKFRAIGQGYASGLRGIAQDFGVNV from the coding sequence GTGGGAGTCAGCCTCAGCAAGGGCGGCAACGTCTCGCTGACGAAGGAAGCCCCCAATCTGACCGCCGTCGTCGTCGGTCTGGGCTGGGACGCGCGTACGACCACCGGTACGGACTTCGACCTGGACGCCAGCGCCCTGCTGACGAACGACCAGGGCAAGGTGGCCAACGACCAGAACTTCGTGTTCTTCAACAACCTGAAGAGCCCGGACGGCTCGGTCGAGCACACCGGTGACAACATCACCGGTGAGGGTGAAGGCGACGACGAGCAGATCAAGGTGAACCTGGCCGCTGTGCCGGCCGATGTCTCCAAGATCGTCTTCCCGGTGTCGATCTACGACGCCGAGACCCGCCAGCAGAGCTTCGGCCAGGTCCGCAACGCCTTCATCCGCGTGGTCAACCAGGCCGACAACAACGAGCTGGCGCGTTACGACCTGAGCGAGGACGCCTCGACCGAGACCGCCATGGTCTTCGGCGAGCTGTACCGCAACGGCGCCGAGTGGAAGTTCCGGGCCATCGGCCAGGGCTACGCCTCGGGCCTGCGGGGCATCGCTCAGGATTTCGGCGTCAACGTCTGA
- a CDS encoding peroxiredoxin — MAIEVGTKAPDFELKNQHGELVRLSDFRGEKAVVLLFYPFAFTGVCTGELCALRDELPKFVNDDVQLLAVSNDSPFSLRVFAEQEGLEYPLLSDFWPHGEASRAYGVFDEEKGCAVRGTFIIDKEGVVRWTVVNGLPDARDLNEYAKALDTL, encoded by the coding sequence ATGGCGATCGAGGTCGGCACGAAGGCTCCGGATTTCGAGCTGAAGAACCAGCACGGCGAGCTGGTCAGGCTCTCCGACTTCCGCGGCGAGAAGGCCGTCGTCCTCCTCTTCTACCCCTTTGCCTTCACCGGCGTCTGCACCGGCGAGCTCTGCGCGCTCCGCGACGAGCTGCCGAAGTTCGTCAACGACGACGTCCAGCTGCTGGCCGTCTCCAACGACTCCCCGTTCTCGCTGCGCGTCTTCGCTGAGCAGGAGGGGCTGGAGTACCCGCTGCTGTCGGACTTCTGGCCGCACGGCGAGGCCTCGCGGGCGTACGGCGTCTTCGACGAGGAGAAGGGCTGCGCGGTGCGCGGCACGTTCATCATCGACAAGGAAGGCGTCGTGCGCTGGACGGTCGTCAACGGCCTGCCCGACGCCCGTGACCTGAACGAGTACGCCAAGGCGCTCGACACCCTCTGA
- a CDS encoding DUF3052 domain-containing protein: MSATADHAEERTNPAARLGFEPGQVVQEIGYDDDVDQELREGIETVIGQDLVDEDYDDVCDVVLLWFRDEDGDLTDALVDAIGLIDEGGQIWLLTPKTGRDGYVEPSDINEAAQTAGLSQTKSINAGKDWAGSRLVTPKAGKR, translated from the coding sequence GTGAGCGCGACCGCGGACCACGCGGAGGAGCGGACCAACCCTGCCGCCAGGCTTGGGTTCGAGCCCGGACAGGTGGTCCAGGAGATCGGATACGACGACGACGTCGATCAGGAACTCCGCGAAGGCATTGAGACCGTGATCGGCCAGGATCTCGTCGACGAGGACTACGACGACGTGTGTGACGTCGTTCTGCTGTGGTTCCGCGACGAGGACGGCGACCTCACGGACGCGCTGGTGGACGCCATCGGGCTGATCGACGAGGGCGGGCAGATCTGGCTGCTGACCCCGAAGACCGGCCGCGACGGCTACGTCGAGCCGAGCGACATCAATGAGGCCGCGCAGACCGCGGGTCTGTCCCAGACCAAGAGCATCAACGCGGGCAAGGACTGGGCAGGCAGCCGACTGGTCACGCCCAAGGCCGGCAAGCGCTGA
- the aceE gene encoding pyruvate dehydrogenase (acetyl-transferring), homodimeric type has protein sequence MASGSDRNPIIIGGLPSQVPDFDPEETQEWLDSLDAAVDERGRERARYLMLRLIERAREKRVAVPEMRSTDYINTIATKNEPFFPGNEEIERKVLNATRWNAAVMVSRAQRPGIGVGGHIATFASSASLYDVGFNHFFRGKDEGDGGDQIFFQGHASPGVYARAFLLDRLSEGQLDAFRQEKSKAPNGLSSYPHPRLMPDFWEFPTVSMGLGPLGAIYQARMNRYMEARGIADTSKSHVWAYLGDGEMDEPESLGQLSIAAREGLDNLTFVVNCNLQRLDGPVRGNGKIMQELESQFRGAGWNVIKLVWDRSWDPLLAQDRDGILVNKLNSTPDGQFQTYATETGAYIREHFFGDDQRLRAMVENMTDDQILHLGRGGHDHKKIYAAYAAAKAHKGQPTVILAQTVKGWTLGPNFEGRNATHQMKKLTVADLKGFRDRLHLPIPDKDLEDGLPPYYHPGRDSEEIQYMHDRRKGLGGYVPTRVVRAEPLKLPDDKAYAGAKKGSGQQKIATTMAFVRVLKDLMRDKEIGKRFVPIAPDEYRTFGMDAFFPSAKIYNPLGQQYESVDRELLLAYKESPTGQMLHDGITEAGCTASLIAAGSAYATHGEPLIPVYVFYSMFGFQRTGDQFWQMADQLARGFVLGATAGRTTLTGEGLQHADGHSQLLASTNPACVAYDPAYGYEIAHIVKDGLRRMYGENAEDIFYYLTVYNEPIQHPAEPSDADVEGILKGLHRIKGGEKGEHAAQILASGVAVPWAVEAQQILADDWNVKADVWSATSWNELRRDAVEIEEHNLLHPEEEQRVPYVTQKLQGAEGPTVAVSDWMRAVPDQIARWVPGTYQSLGADGFGFADTRGAARRFFHIDPQSIVLGVLTELAKEGKVDRSLLKQAIDRYQLLDVTAADAGEAGGDA, from the coding sequence GTGGCTTCCGGATCCGATCGAAACCCGATCATCATTGGCGGCCTTCCCAGCCAGGTCCCGGACTTCGATCCCGAAGAAACCCAGGAGTGGCTCGACTCGCTCGACGCGGCCGTCGACGAGCGGGGCCGGGAACGTGCCCGCTACCTCATGCTCCGCCTGATCGAGCGCGCGCGCGAGAAGCGGGTGGCCGTGCCCGAGATGCGCAGCACGGACTACATCAACACCATCGCGACCAAGAACGAGCCGTTCTTCCCCGGCAACGAGGAGATCGAGCGCAAGGTTCTGAACGCGACCCGGTGGAACGCCGCGGTCATGGTCTCGCGCGCCCAGCGTCCGGGCATCGGCGTCGGCGGGCACATCGCCACCTTCGCCTCCTCCGCCTCCCTCTACGACGTGGGCTTCAACCACTTCTTCCGGGGCAAGGACGAGGGCGACGGCGGCGACCAGATCTTCTTCCAGGGCCATGCCTCGCCCGGTGTCTACGCCCGCGCCTTCCTCCTGGACCGCCTCTCCGAGGGCCAGCTCGACGCCTTCCGGCAGGAGAAGTCCAAGGCCCCGAACGGCCTGTCCAGCTACCCCCACCCGCGGCTGATGCCGGACTTCTGGGAGTTCCCGACCGTCTCGATGGGCCTCGGCCCGCTCGGTGCGATCTACCAGGCGCGGATGAACCGCTACATGGAGGCGCGCGGCATCGCCGACACCTCCAAGTCGCACGTCTGGGCCTACCTCGGCGACGGCGAGATGGACGAGCCCGAGTCGCTGGGCCAGCTGTCCATCGCCGCCCGTGAGGGCCTGGACAACCTGACCTTCGTCGTCAACTGCAACCTGCAGCGCCTCGACGGCCCGGTCCGCGGCAACGGCAAGATCATGCAGGAGCTGGAGTCGCAGTTCCGCGGTGCCGGCTGGAACGTCATCAAGCTGGTGTGGGACCGCAGCTGGGACCCGCTGCTCGCGCAGGACCGCGACGGCATCCTGGTCAACAAGCTCAACAGCACGCCCGACGGTCAGTTCCAGACGTACGCCACCGAGACCGGCGCGTACATCCGCGAGCACTTCTTCGGCGACGACCAGCGGCTGCGCGCGATGGTCGAGAACATGACCGACGACCAGATCCTGCACCTGGGCCGCGGCGGTCACGACCACAAGAAGATCTACGCGGCGTATGCGGCGGCCAAGGCCCACAAGGGCCAGCCGACGGTGATCCTCGCGCAGACCGTCAAGGGCTGGACGCTCGGCCCGAACTTCGAGGGCCGCAACGCGACCCACCAGATGAAGAAGCTCACGGTCGCGGACCTCAAGGGCTTCCGTGACCGGCTGCACCTGCCGATCCCGGACAAGGACCTGGAGGACGGCCTGCCGCCGTACTACCACCCAGGCCGCGACTCCGAAGAGATCCAGTACATGCACGACCGCCGCAAGGGTCTGGGCGGTTATGTGCCCACCCGTGTCGTGCGCGCCGAGCCGCTGAAGCTGCCGGACGACAAGGCGTACGCGGGTGCCAAGAAGGGCTCGGGGCAGCAGAAGATCGCCACCACCATGGCGTTCGTCCGGGTCCTGAAGGACCTCATGCGGGACAAGGAGATCGGCAAGCGCTTCGTGCCGATCGCGCCCGACGAGTACCGCACCTTCGGTATGGACGCGTTCTTCCCGTCGGCCAAGATCTACAACCCGCTGGGCCAGCAGTACGAGTCGGTCGACCGCGAACTGCTCCTCGCGTACAAGGAGTCGCCGACCGGCCAGATGCTGCACGACGGCATCACCGAGGCGGGCTGCACGGCCTCGCTGATCGCGGCGGGCTCCGCCTATGCAACGCACGGCGAGCCGCTGATCCCGGTCTACGTCTTCTACTCGATGTTCGGTTTCCAGCGCACCGGCGACCAGTTCTGGCAGATGGCCGACCAGCTCGCGCGCGGCTTCGTGCTCGGCGCGACCGCCGGCCGGACGACGCTGACCGGTGAGGGTCTGCAGCACGCCGACGGCCACTCCCAGCTGCTGGCCTCGACCAACCCGGCCTGTGTCGCCTACGACCCGGCCTACGGCTACGAGATCGCGCACATCGTCAAGGACGGTCTGCGGCGGATGTACGGCGAGAACGCCGAGGACATCTTCTACTACCTGACCGTCTACAACGAGCCGATCCAGCACCCGGCGGAGCCGTCCGACGCCGACGTCGAGGGCATCCTCAAGGGTCTGCACCGCATCAAGGGCGGTGAGAAGGGCGAGCACGCGGCCCAGATCCTCGCCTCGGGTGTCGCGGTGCCGTGGGCCGTCGAGGCCCAGCAGATCCTCGCGGACGACTGGAACGTCAAGGCCGATGTCTGGTCCGCGACCTCCTGGAACGAGCTGCGCCGCGACGCGGTGGAGATCGAGGAGCACAACCTTCTGCACCCCGAGGAGGAGCAGCGCGTCCCGTATGTGACGCAGAAGCTCCAGGGTGCCGAGGGTCCGACGGTCGCGGTCTCGGACTGGATGCGGGCGGTTCCCGACCAGATCGCGCGCTGGGTTCCCGGCACGTACCAGTCGCTGGGCGCCGACGGCTTCGGCTTCGCGGACACCCGTGGCGCGGCCCGTCGCTTCTTCCACATCGACCCGCAGTCCATCGTCCTGGGCGTGCTCACCGAGCTCGCCAAGGAGGGCAAGGTCGACCGGTCGCTGCTGAAGCAGGCGATCGACCGCTATCAGCTCCTGGACGTCACGGCCGCCGACGCGGGTGAGGCCGGCGGCGACGCCTGA
- a CDS encoding peptidase inhibitor family I36 protein — translation MRLRLRTPHTTAFLTGLAALTAALAVPPALGTPAAHAAPGGRAGAASGQCAAGQLCLWPKADFGGTRRTYELSDTDIESCTPLPKGTSAAALANRTGRPVTTYQSEECAETAEYDTYPGGGSWVPRSPYQVRAFKVWER, via the coding sequence ATGCGTCTGCGTCTGCGTACGCCCCACACCACCGCGTTCCTCACCGGCCTCGCCGCGCTCACCGCCGCCCTCGCCGTCCCGCCGGCCCTCGGCACCCCGGCTGCGCACGCGGCCCCCGGCGGCCGTGCCGGTGCCGCCTCGGGCCAGTGCGCGGCAGGACAGCTGTGCCTCTGGCCGAAAGCGGACTTCGGCGGCACACGGCGGACGTACGAACTGTCCGACACCGACATCGAGAGCTGCACCCCGCTGCCCAAGGGAACGAGTGCCGCCGCGCTCGCCAACCGGACCGGCCGGCCGGTGACCACCTACCAGAGCGAGGAATGCGCCGAGACCGCCGAGTACGACACCTACCCGGGCGGCGGCAGCTGGGTGCCCCGGTCCCCGTACCAGGTACGGGCGTTCAAGGTGTGGGAGCGCTGA
- a CDS encoding MFS transporter has product MSSQTPVAVAAPDLPAPEPSKGLRGHPWLTLFSVAIGVMMVALDGTIVAIANPAIKADLGASLADVQWITNGYMLALAVALITAGKLGDRFGHRQTFLVGILGFAAASGAIGFSHEVALVITFRVLQGLFGALLMPAALGLLRSTFPAEKLNMAIGIWGMVIGASTAGGPIVGGLLVEHVNWQSVFFINVPVGVLALVLGLVILKDHRAENAPRSFDIPGIALLSGAMFCLIWPLIKASEWGWGDMKTLGFLIASVVLFALFAVLETKVREPLVPLRMFRSLPLTAGTVLMVLMAFAFMGGLFFVTFYLQNVHGMTPVDSGLHLLPLTGMMIVGSPLAGALITKLGPRIPLVGGMILTAVAMYGMSGLDTHSSTGPMSLWFALLGLGLAPVMVGATEVIVGNAPLELSGVAGGLQQAAMQVGGSLGTAVLGAVMASRVDNELPGNWKAAGLPPAPPAQASQLSDAVSAGIAPVPKGTPPEFAQKITSVAHDTFVSGMGLAFTVACGVAVVAAVVAVFTKRGANAEAGAGVGHI; this is encoded by the coding sequence ATGAGTTCTCAGACCCCGGTTGCCGTCGCAGCGCCGGACCTTCCCGCACCAGAGCCCTCGAAGGGGCTGCGCGGCCATCCGTGGCTGACCCTCTTCTCCGTCGCGATCGGCGTCATGATGGTCGCCCTGGACGGCACGATCGTCGCCATCGCCAACCCGGCCATCAAGGCAGACCTCGGTGCGTCGCTCGCCGACGTGCAGTGGATCACCAACGGCTACATGCTCGCGCTGGCCGTCGCGCTGATCACGGCCGGCAAGCTCGGCGACCGCTTCGGCCACCGCCAGACCTTCCTCGTCGGCATCCTCGGCTTCGCCGCCGCCTCCGGCGCCATCGGGTTCTCCCACGAGGTCGCGCTGGTCATCACCTTCCGCGTCCTGCAGGGCCTGTTCGGCGCGCTGCTGATGCCCGCCGCGCTGGGACTGCTGCGCAGCACCTTCCCGGCCGAGAAGCTCAACATGGCGATCGGCATCTGGGGCATGGTCATCGGCGCCTCCACCGCCGGCGGGCCGATAGTCGGCGGACTGCTGGTCGAGCACGTCAACTGGCAGTCCGTGTTCTTCATCAACGTCCCGGTGGGTGTGCTGGCGCTGGTCCTCGGCCTGGTGATCCTCAAGGACCACCGTGCGGAGAACGCCCCTCGTTCGTTCGACATCCCGGGCATCGCGCTGCTCTCCGGAGCGATGTTCTGCCTCATCTGGCCGCTGATCAAGGCGTCGGAATGGGGCTGGGGCGACATGAAGACCCTGGGCTTCCTGATCGCCTCGGTGGTCCTCTTCGCGCTGTTCGCCGTCCTGGAGACCAAGGTCCGCGAACCGCTCGTCCCGCTGCGGATGTTCCGCTCGCTGCCGCTGACCGCCGGCACGGTCCTGATGGTGCTGATGGCCTTCGCCTTCATGGGCGGCCTGTTCTTCGTGACGTTCTATCTGCAGAACGTCCACGGCATGACCCCCGTGGACAGCGGTCTGCACCTCCTCCCGCTCACGGGCATGATGATCGTCGGCTCGCCGCTCGCCGGCGCTTTGATCACCAAGCTCGGCCCGCGCATCCCGCTGGTCGGCGGCATGATCCTCACCGCCGTCGCCATGTACGGCATGTCCGGCCTCGACACGCACAGCAGCACCGGCCCGATGTCCCTCTGGTTCGCACTGCTCGGCCTCGGCCTCGCGCCCGTCATGGTCGGCGCCACCGAGGTCATCGTCGGCAACGCCCCGCTGGAGCTCTCCGGTGTCGCCGGCGGCCTCCAGCAGGCCGCGATGCAGGTCGGCGGCAGCCTCGGCACGGCCGTGCTCGGCGCGGTGATGGCCTCCCGTGTCGACAACGAACTCCCGGGCAACTGGAAGGCGGCCGGCCTCCCGCCCGCCCCGCCCGCGCAGGCGTCCCAGCTCTCCGACGCGGTCTCGGCCGGCATCGCCCCCGTCCCGAAGGGCACCCCGCCGGAGTTCGCCCAGAAGATCACCTCCGTCGCCCACGACACCTTCGTGTCCGGCATGGGCCTGGCCTTCACCGTCGCCTGCGGTGTGGCGGTCGTTGCCGCCGTCGTCGCGGTCTTCACCAAGCGCGGCGCGAACGCCGAGGCGGGCGCCGGGGTCGGCCACATCTGA
- a CDS encoding TetR/AcrR family transcriptional regulator — protein sequence MATPTPHTAPTGLRERKKQRTRDALIRAALELFTEQGYEATTIDEIAEAVDVSQRTYFRYFANKEDVAFAVQEMVEARFLAELSARPATEAPLTALRTAVMVAWDDIGSAIESVIPVELYMRSFRMIESTPALVAAHLRRSSELEEQIAGLIARREGLDVDADPRPRVLVAAFSGVMRVAGKVWGEGQDCSVASIREITQSYLDHIGSAMEGDWRAR from the coding sequence ATGGCGACCCCGACGCCGCATACGGCACCCACGGGCCTGCGGGAACGCAAGAAGCAGCGCACCCGCGACGCGCTGATCCGCGCGGCACTCGAACTCTTCACGGAACAGGGGTACGAGGCGACGACGATCGACGAGATCGCGGAGGCGGTGGACGTCTCCCAACGCACGTACTTCCGCTACTTCGCCAACAAGGAGGACGTCGCCTTCGCCGTCCAGGAGATGGTCGAGGCCCGCTTCCTCGCCGAGCTGAGCGCACGGCCCGCGACCGAGGCGCCGCTCACCGCCCTGCGCACCGCCGTGATGGTGGCCTGGGACGACATCGGCAGCGCCATCGAGTCGGTGATCCCGGTGGAGCTGTACATGCGCTCGTTCCGGATGATCGAGTCGACGCCCGCACTGGTCGCCGCCCATCTGCGGCGCTCCTCCGAACTGGAGGAGCAGATCGCCGGGTTGATCGCCCGGCGCGAGGGGCTGGACGTGGACGCGGATCCGCGGCCGCGGGTGCTGGTCGCCGCGTTCAGCGGGGTGATGCGGGTGGCCGGCAAGGTGTGGGGCGAGGGGCAGGACTGCAGCGTGGCGTCCATCCGTGAGATCACCCAGTCCTACCTGGACCACATCGGGTCGGCGATGGAGGGCGACTGGCGGGCGCGGTGA
- a CDS encoding alpha/beta hydrolase: protein MTSFPGLGPSSSLLQSSALRAALALAVVFVMLALTGWTAVRGTKEDAHPLATAKTAWQHATFHGRPLPGPDGSPAALRGFFAKLTGTEKQQLADRYPLVVGNMNGAPVPLRYRANRMAIDDARRIEKQRMGDHRLTPVGRQEAGRLMHRFESMMSPARQILAFDPAGDGRAAEVFGNLPAAQRVSVVVPGVDTNLSTFERTARANTAPVGMARSLYGAEREARPSTRTAVIAWADYTSPGGMGVEAATGKLAADGAVRLRALVDALPSSDAVSLFCHSYGSVVCGVAARDLPSNVEDIAVAGSPGMRAGNLSGLGTHARVWAMRDADDWIQDVPNLEVGGLGHGADPVDPSFGSRVLSADGAVGHAGYFAPGTRSLRNFALVGVGATSTVSCATDDPHCSSGLT, encoded by the coding sequence GTGACTTCCTTCCCGGGCCTCGGCCCCTCCTCCAGCCTTCTGCAGTCCTCCGCCTTGCGTGCCGCGCTCGCCCTGGCGGTGGTGTTCGTGATGCTCGCCCTCACCGGCTGGACGGCCGTCAGAGGTACCAAGGAAGACGCCCATCCGCTGGCCACCGCCAAAACGGCCTGGCAGCACGCCACCTTCCACGGCCGCCCGCTGCCCGGCCCCGACGGTTCGCCGGCCGCGCTCCGGGGCTTCTTCGCCAAGCTCACCGGTACCGAGAAGCAGCAGCTCGCCGACCGCTATCCGCTGGTCGTGGGCAATATGAACGGCGCCCCCGTGCCGCTGCGTTACCGCGCGAACCGGATGGCCATCGACGATGCCCGCCGCATCGAGAAACAGCGGATGGGCGACCACCGGCTCACCCCTGTCGGCCGCCAGGAGGCGGGCCGGCTGATGCACCGCTTCGAGTCGATGATGAGCCCCGCCCGGCAGATCCTGGCCTTCGATCCGGCCGGCGACGGCCGGGCCGCCGAGGTCTTCGGCAACCTCCCGGCGGCGCAACGGGTCTCGGTCGTGGTGCCCGGGGTGGACACCAACCTGTCGACCTTCGAGCGCACCGCGCGGGCGAACACCGCCCCCGTCGGCATGGCGCGGTCCCTCTACGGCGCGGAGCGCGAAGCCCGGCCGAGTACCCGTACCGCCGTGATCGCCTGGGCCGACTACACCTCGCCGGGCGGGATGGGCGTCGAGGCCGCCACCGGGAAGCTCGCCGCGGACGGCGCGGTCCGGCTGCGCGCCCTGGTGGACGCGCTGCCCTCCTCCGACGCGGTCTCGCTGTTCTGCCACAGCTACGGGTCCGTGGTGTGCGGCGTCGCGGCCCGTGACCTGCCGTCCAACGTCGAGGACATCGCGGTGGCCGGCAGCCCCGGTATGCGGGCCGGCAACCTCTCCGGGCTGGGCACCCACGCCCGCGTCTGGGCCATGCGGGACGCCGACGACTGGATCCAGGACGTGCCCAACCTGGAGGTCGGCGGACTCGGCCACGGCGCCGACCCCGTCGATCCGTCCTTCGGCTCACGGGTCCTGTCGGCCGACGGCGCGGTCGGCCACGCCGGCTACTTCGCACCCGGCACCCGCAGCCTGCGCAACTTCGCCCTGGTCGGGGTGGGCGCGACCAGCACCGTCTCCTGCGCCACCGATGACCCGCACTGCAGTTCGGGTCTGACCTGA
- a CDS encoding DUF4429 domain-containing protein encodes MGDVLAGFHAVWEFDTDSVLIRFERGIRRPKLFQALGERRIPYEALSSVEVTGGRRGTVVLHAVPRTGADPLMEAADGQLKEDADPYRLVLPAERETLAEYYADELRTVLGPDAKEPADRHLVAAPEPPLHFKAYDGKASFDGRSVAFRWFWTGASSAKWKCGDQSFPVGELAGVEWRSPEILNGYLRLLERGAREPGTGEADQDPAAVVFGLGYGPVHESLPFAAAVLQAVRAAEPSQETPESEPRRRTGDARRDPADIADRIRHLGELHEAGLLTDDEFSTKKAELLAEL; translated from the coding sequence ATGGGTGATGTGCTGGCCGGTTTTCATGCCGTCTGGGAGTTCGACACGGACTCCGTACTCATCCGCTTCGAACGGGGGATCCGCAGGCCGAAGCTGTTCCAGGCGCTCGGCGAGCGGCGCATTCCGTACGAGGCGCTGAGCTCCGTCGAGGTGACCGGAGGCAGACGCGGCACGGTGGTGCTGCATGCCGTGCCCCGGACCGGCGCCGACCCCTTGATGGAGGCGGCGGACGGACAGCTCAAGGAGGACGCCGATCCGTACCGGCTGGTGCTGCCGGCCGAGCGCGAGACGCTGGCCGAGTACTACGCCGACGAGCTGCGCACGGTGCTCGGCCCCGATGCCAAGGAACCCGCCGACCGCCACCTGGTGGCCGCGCCGGAGCCCCCGCTGCACTTCAAGGCGTACGACGGCAAGGCGTCCTTCGACGGCCGTTCGGTCGCCTTCCGGTGGTTCTGGACGGGTGCCTCCTCCGCGAAGTGGAAGTGCGGCGACCAGAGCTTCCCGGTCGGCGAACTGGCCGGGGTCGAGTGGCGGTCGCCGGAGATCCTCAACGGCTATCTGCGTCTGCTGGAGCGCGGTGCCCGTGAGCCGGGGACGGGCGAGGCGGACCAGGATCCGGCCGCGGTGGTGTTCGGGCTGGGGTACGGCCCCGTCCATGAGTCGCTGCCGTTCGCGGCCGCGGTGCTGCAGGCCGTACGCGCCGCCGAGCCGTCGCAGGAGACGCCGGAGAGCGAACCGCGCCGCCGCACCGGGGACGCGCGCCGGGACCCCGCCGATATCGCGGACCGGATTCGGCACCTCGGCGAGCTCCATGAGGCCGGCCTGCTGACCGACGACGAGTTCAGCACGAAGAAGGCCGAGCTGCTGGCGGAGCTCTAG
- a CDS encoding sensor histidine kinase: MTGPSSHPAPEPARRRVVRAARQAPHLLAVELGTPTGPGTPLFGNVRSVWLRRLPYLVAFLFAVSLLPTTIILLSHDYGLDGGLSGALATAQVAPLLLAVTRPLQAWWVIFTADVVCALALTGADGVAGRSWPWPPTAIVGYLALMVALSLRERGRTLIAVWLTTGVAGILSEAVTPASPVTPDTPDRINSTWVLLFVLTGVVLMMGATLRERGDARRKLIEQETISEAERARRTLLEERTRIARELHDVVAHHMSVITVQADSAPYRISGIPREAQEEFGSIAATARESLAEMRRLLGVLRSEEAERYGGPEKTPQPGIGMLPKLVEGTVRAGVPVELSLPGDRGPLEPAVDLSAYRIVQEALANVVRHAPGARTRVSVTTAADGSGLTVLVVNSPPPAPSTPSAPLETNGTGHGLVGMRERVRLVGGSLDTGPLPDGGFRVAAQLPLSPPPAPAAPLSPKDSGSI; this comes from the coding sequence ATGACCGGACCCTCTTCCCACCCCGCACCCGAACCGGCCCGGCGGCGGGTGGTGCGCGCCGCACGACAGGCGCCGCACCTCCTCGCCGTCGAGCTCGGTACGCCGACCGGACCCGGCACCCCGCTGTTCGGCAACGTCCGGAGCGTCTGGCTGCGCCGGCTGCCGTATCTGGTCGCGTTCCTGTTCGCGGTGTCCCTGCTGCCGACGACCATCATCCTCCTCAGCCATGACTACGGCCTGGACGGCGGACTGTCCGGCGCGCTGGCCACCGCGCAGGTCGCGCCGCTGCTGCTCGCGGTGACCCGGCCGCTGCAGGCCTGGTGGGTGATCTTCACGGCGGACGTGGTCTGCGCCCTGGCGCTCACCGGCGCGGACGGTGTCGCGGGCCGCTCCTGGCCCTGGCCGCCCACGGCGATCGTCGGCTATCTCGCGCTGATGGTGGCGCTGTCGCTGCGCGAGCGCGGCCGCACCCTGATCGCCGTCTGGCTGACGACCGGTGTGGCGGGCATCCTCTCCGAGGCGGTCACCCCGGCGAGCCCGGTCACCCCGGACACCCCCGACCGGATCAACAGCACCTGGGTGCTGCTGTTCGTGCTGACCGGAGTGGTGCTGATGATGGGCGCCACGCTGCGGGAACGCGGTGACGCCCGGCGGAAGCTGATCGAGCAGGAGACCATCAGCGAGGCCGAGCGGGCCCGTCGGACGCTGCTGGAGGAGCGCACCCGTATCGCCCGCGAGCTGCACGATGTCGTCGCCCACCACATGTCCGTGATCACGGTCCAGGCCGACAGCGCCCCGTACCGCATCAGCGGGATTCCCCGGGAGGCGCAGGAGGAGTTCGGCTCGATCGCGGCGACCGCACGGGAGTCGCTGGCGGAGATGCGCCGGCTGCTCGGGGTGCTGCGCAGCGAGGAGGCGGAGCGGTACGGCGGCCCGGAGAAGACCCCGCAGCCCGGTATCGGCATGCTGCCGAAGCTGGTCGAGGGGACCGTACGGGCGGGTGTGCCGGTGGAGTTGTCGCTGCCCGGGGACCGGGGGCCGCTCGAACCGGCGGTGGATCTGTCGGCCTACCGCATCGTGCAGGAGGCGCTGGCCAATGTCGTGCGGCATGCCCCGGGCGCCCGGACCCGGGTGTCGGTGACGACGGCGGCGGACGGCTCCGGGCTGACCGTCCTCGTCGTCAACTCCCCGCCGCCCGCGCCGTCCACGCCCTCCGCACCGCTGGAGACCAACGGCACCGGCCACGGCCTCGTCGGCATGCGGGAGCGGGTGCGGCTGGTGGGCGGTTCGCTCGACACCGGGCCGCTGCCCGACGGCGGGTTCCGGGTGGCCGCGCAGCTCCCCCTTTCGCCGCCGCCCGCCCCGGCGGCACCCCTTTCACCGAAGGATTCCGGCTCCATATGA